The genomic interval ACGAGCGTTTGATATCATTTTTGATGATGAACTGAAAGAGAAGAAACTCAATATTCGTCAGCCAAAAACTTTTTATGATTACACGAAAAAGGGTGTGGAAGCAGCGAAGGAAGCCGATAAGCCTTTCTTTTATTCGATGGATATCCACGATCCGCACACGCCGTATTATGGTTTAATCAAGAAGAAGTTGACGCCTGGCTTGAATAAGGAAGATGAAAGCAATCCGCCGAGCCGAATTTTTAAAGCAGAGGAAATTGTGATTCCGGGATTTTTGCCCCAAACTGAGAAAGTTCGTTTAGAAATGGCGGCGTATTACTCAACGGTGAGACGCGCGGATGATTCCATTGGCAATGTGATCCAAGCTTTGAAAGATTCAGGTGTCTATGATGAGACGATTATTATTTTCCTTTCGGATCACGGCCTTCCCGAGCCCTTTGGGAAAACGACAAATTATTACAATGGTTCCCACACACCATTGACTGTGCGCTGGCCCGGTCGAACAAAGGTAGGTTCAGTGGATAATGATCACATGATTGGTTCAGTTGATATTTACCCTTCTGTTTTAGAAATGTTGGGAATTAAACAGGAAACGGGTCTCGACGGACGCTCTTTTGCATCCATCCTCAAAGGTGATAAACAAGATGATCGCGATTATGTGTTGACCATGTATGAAGAAAATGTGGGCGGTAATCGTCAGCCCACACGTTCGATTATTACCAAAGATTTCGGCTATATTTATAACTTGTGGTCGGATGGGGAACGCAAATTTGCTTCAGCAACAAAGGGGACCTTGGCCTATAAAGAGATGGATCGTTTGGCTAAAGAAGGAAATGCCCATTGGAAGGCGCGCTTAGATCTTTATAATCACCGTAAGCCTGAAGAGCTGTACAATTACCATCTCGATCCCCATGCACTAAAAGATTTGAGTGAGAGTCCTGAATATGCGGTCAAAATGCAGGAGCTACGCCAAGCCTTGGCTCAGGCGATGAAAGCGAGTGGGGATCCTCTCTATAGCTTATTCAAGGAGCGTGAGAATGAAGAGCTGATTCAAGCTCATTTAAAAAAGGTTGACGGCGAATCTGACGTACGAAAACGCGATGCTGCTTATTCTCGAAGTGGAAGAGCCAAAGCTGACAAAAAGAAGAAACAGCCAAGTAAAACTAAGAAAAACAAAAAGTAAATTTCCTCCCTACTGGCAAATGACTTTTAGACTGTATACAATTGACTAAGGTGTACTTACTCAACGATAAGGTTCTATGACGAAAGATGCGCAGTCAGTTTTTGATGAGATGATCCCAGATTTAGTTTCTGGGATCAAGGATTTGGATGAAAGTATTCCCGATGTTTATCCCCTGTGTGACGAGATAGCCGAAGCTTCAGAACGCTATGAGAATGGCGAGGCTTTAGGCGAAGGGGGCATGAAGAATATACGTGATTCACTTGATAAACTCACAGGGCGTCATGTGGCGATGGCTAAGCTTAAGGGTAGTCATGATCCGGAAATCATGGAAAGCTTTTTTAAGGAAGCCCGTTTAACGGCGCGTTTGGAGCACCCCAATATCGTGCCACTTTATGATATGGGCTACGATGAAAAGGGCGAGCCTTTTTTTGTGATGAAAAAGTTGGGGGGCAGAAACCTCAGCGACTTGATTGCGGAGTTCGCAAAAGAAAAAGATTATAAATCACTGATGCCCCGGATCATCGATATTATGATGAAAGTTTGTGATGCCATGTCCTACGCGCATTCCCGTGGGGTGATTCATTTGGATTTAAAACCCGATAATATTCGTATTGGCGATTTTGGTGAAGTCCTCATCTGTGACTGGGGGCTTGCTAAGACTCTTGGTGATGCCGATTACGACTTAGAGGATGACCTCTTGCCAGAAAATTTTAATACAGCGACACTAAGTGGAGTTGTGAAGGGCTCGCCAGGGTATATGGCGCCTGAGCAGGTTGATAAGAAAAAAGGTGATAAGGATCAGCGAACTGATGTCTATGCATTAGGGGCGATCCTCTACGAAATGCTTTGCTTTGAAGTGCCCAATAAAGGCGAGACGATTCGTGAAAGCCTGCTCATGACTGTGAATGGAGAACATAAGAAGCCCTCACAAGTACTCGCTTCAGTGCCCGTAAGTTTAGAAGCCATTAGTTTAAAGGCTCTCGCGCTCAAAGCGGACGATCGTTATCACACGGTACAAGAACTCCGCAATGATTTATTTAAGTGGCTGGGGGGATTTGCAACCAGTGCCGAAGAAATTGGTTTTTTCGGTAACCTGAAACTCTTTGTCTTGCGCCATAAATTAGCCAGTATATTTACGCTAATTCTATTGATCTTAGCTTTGGTCTTTACTCAGCGTTTGAGTGTAGAAAAGCAGTTGGCAGTCGAGGCCTTAGAACTTTATACGCAAGAGCAGAAGCAAAAAGAGCTTTTTGGTAAAGAAGCGGCGCCGCGTTTAGTTGGACTGGCATCGGGAGCCCTTAAAAAAAATGATTTTGAAACGGCCAAAGAAATGATTTTACTAGCTGTGGAGGCCGATCCAAATTTTGATCATGCTTGGGATACAAAGGCACGTATAGATTTTATTCATGCGGACTTGGCAGAAGCAAAGAAATCGCTAGAGAAGTCGGATAAAGAGCCACAGCACCAAGCCGTAAGAGATTTAGAAACGTTTTTAGCTCAACGCGATTCAAAATCGCCAGATGTGCTTACTTTGGATGATTTTGAAGTTCTTGCTAAAAGAACTCGCTCCAGGTACGATGTGGTGAGTGCGATCAGCGCCAATATGGACCAGTTTAATTTAGAGGAAAAGATTAAATTAGTAGGCCTGCTACTCTACATAAAAAATGGCGCTAAAGAGTTCAAGTTGGCTTATGAATTGAAAGGAGAAGAACTCCACGTCGATCTTTCTGGAAATCAAGGTCTGCGCAATATTGATGCCCTGCAGTACTTGCCTGTGACGCATTTGAATTTGAGCCGCAATCGTGAATTGAAAACTCATGAATTATATAAGAATCATTTATTAGAAGTCGATTTTTCGAGGACAAACTTTAGTGACTGGAAAGCGCTTTTTAGAATTTCTGAGCTACGGAAAATCACTATAAGTAAAGGCATGCAAGCCAATCTTCCCGAAGTTCCCAAAAGGATTAAATTGGAAATAATTAAGTAGTTGCTGTCATCCTCTTTATTTAGCTCTCGTATGACTTAGTAAATCAAATGAAAGAGATGAGAAATGAAAAAATTTACTTTAATAGAATTACTCGTGGTGGTGGCGATTATTGGGGTGTTGGCTTCTTTGCTTTTACCCGTGCTAGGAAAGACGAGGGAAGCCGCCAGACGAACTCAATGTGTGAATAATCAAAGGAATCATTCGACGGCAATGTTTATGTACTTCGATGATAACGAGCAGTCTCATCCAGCAGATAAGATTCAAGACTCTGCGGCGAGTGGTAATACTCGTCGTGGTAGCAATTGGTTCGGTAAAGCAGGGACGCAAAATGCAAGCATTACAGTAGCGATGCGCCCGCTTAATCAATATTTACAAAAGCAAAGTGAAACGGGTGAGATGCCTGTCGCGAAATGTCCTTCAGATCATCAAGATATGGATGAATATACAAAATGGGGTTCCTCCTATTACCGCAATAAAGAAGCGGCGATGCAAGATAGTTCTGACGGGGATTCACCCTCCTTGAAAATCACTGACATTATCAATCCATCAAAGCTAGTGTTACACGGTGAATTGGGTGGGATTTGGTCAATATCCAATGCAAATCGAGCACAGCTAGATAAGTTTTATACCCATACGGATTTGGGTGATACACGTTGGGTTTTGCAGTTCTCAGATGGGCATGTTGCCAATACTTACGTCATCCCTGGTGATGAGGGGTCAGCAGGGAATTATCTTTGGTTTAATGAATAAGGAAACAGGTGAAAAAATGAAATTATTATATTACATATTGACAGTATCAATGAGCTTGGGGCTCTGGGCTGATGAACGGCCGAATATCGTTTTGATCATGGCCGACGACATGGGGCGCGAAACAGTGGGAGCTCATGGGGGCTTGGATTACTCGACGCCCGTTCTCGACAAAATTGGTTCAGAGGGCCTGACTTTCGATCACTGTTATTCCTTGCCCATTTGTACGCCATCCCGAGTCAAAATCATGACGGGTCAGTATGGCTTTCGCAATTATCGCCAATTTGGTCTCTTGCCCTCGAGCGAAGTGACTTTTGGCAATGCCTTACAAAAGGCTGGTTATGCGACCTGCATAACGGGCAAGTGGCAGCTCGGTGGCGATCATCAGCAAATATTGAATTTTGGTTGGGATGAGTACTGTTTAACAAATGGAGTGAAGCCGAAGAATCCCCAAGACAAGCCTCTAATTCAGGGGCGCGAACGTTACTGGCAAACTGCCAATGTCATTGCCAATGGCAAGTATTATAAACCCCGTTGCCATTTTTATGGGCCGGACATGGTTAATGAATATGCTTGCGATTTTATTAAGCGTAAAAAAGACAAGCCCTTTTTCCTGTACTACCCAATGATTCTCCCTCACTCACCCTGGGCACCAACACCTCATTCGAAAGATGGTGATAAGAGCGGTGCTAAAGTTTCTGAAGTACGCTTTTTTAAAGATAATATCGAGTACATTGATCATCTCGTAGGCAATGTGGTGAAAGCATTGGAAGAGAGTGGTCAGCGCGATAATACCCTATTGATTTTTACAGGAGATAATGGCTCGGGTTACCCCGTTCCAGTGACGCGTTCCAATGAAAATATGAAACGCATTGTTTCCCTCAAAGGTTGGGGAGATTATGATGAAATCATTGTGGAAGCTGGAGAGAAATCACCAAAAAGTTCAAAAGGGATTCAAGAAGGTCCCATCACTCGAACAAGTTATGGAGAAATCCCTGGGCGTAAAAATTTGATGTTGCGAGATGGAACAGGTGTGCCTTGTGTGATGCAATGGCCAAAGTACAGCGCTCAGTATAATGAACACAAGCTAGATGATCTCATCGATTTTTCCGATTTTTTTGCGACCTTCGCAGAACTTGCGGGAGTGAAAGGTCAGTTTGAAAATGATGGCATCTCCTTTGCCTCGCGTTTAAAGGGTGAAGGCAAGAATTCTCGTGAGTTTGTTTTCTGTCATTATTGGAAGTCGGGCCGTGATCCACGAGGTGCGCGTGATGCGATTCACAACGGCAAATATAAGATCTATAATAACGGTGACTTTTTTGACTTGGAGAAAGATCCGGATGAGAAAAAAGCGCTCAAAATCACTGAGATGAATGAAGGGCAATTAAAAGCTCGTGCCGAATTGATGAATGCTTATTATCAATTGCGTGGGATGAATTTACCGGCGACGGAAGTTTCTGATAAAGCAGCCCCATCAAAGAAGAAAAAGAAAAACTCAAAGAAGAAAAAAGCATGAAGTTTTTATTCAGTTTGATGGGCTTTGTCGCCCTGCTTAGGGCAGCTGACAAGCCCAATATAGTTCTCGTCTTTGCAGATGATATGGGCTGGGGTGATGTGGCTTATCATGGGGTGGAAGATGCTCAGACACCCGCCATTGATGCAATTGCAAAAGGGGGCGTTTGGTTTGAGCAGGGTTATGCGGCGGCATCCGTTTGTGGGCCTTCTCGAGCCGGGATTTTGACGGGACGTTATCAGCAACTCTTCGGTGTGGTGACCAATGGCGATGCCGACAAGGGCATTCCCAAGAGTCAAAAAAATATCGCTGAGTTACTGAAGCCCGCGGGTTATAAATCAGGGGCTTTTGGCAAATGGCATTTGGGTAGTAAGAAGGGTCAATTTCCCAATGATCGTGGCTTTGATACTTTCTATGGTTTCCATTTTGGAGCTCATGATTATTACCGAGCAGATAAAAAATTAAACAAAAAGAAAAAGGGCTACGCACCCATTTACTTCAATCAAGACATTGTGGATTACAAAGAAGGCGATTACCTAACTGAAAAGATCACTGATCATGCCGTGGAGTTCATAGAAGAGAATAAAGATCAGCCCTTTTTCATGTATGTGGCTTATAACTCAGTACATTCCCCCTGGCAAGTGCCCGATGAATATTTAGCGAGAATCCCAGAGTCAGTTCCAGCGTATCGTCGACTCTTTTTAGCGATGGTTTTAGCCATGGATGATGGCGTGGGAAGAATACGCGCTAAACTCAAGGAACTCAACTTAGATGAGAATACGATTTTTGTCTTCACTACCGATAATGGCAGTCCTAAAATTGGTAACAAAAAGCCAAATGAAGGTCAATACCGCATGTCAATGAGTCAGGGCTTTCGAGGTTATAAAGGCGATACTTATGAGGGCGGAATTCGCGTACCTTTTTGTATGAGCTGGCCGAAGAAAATTAAATCGGGGAATAAGTTTGAAGCTCCAGTGATTGCTTATGACTTAGCACCTACTTTTTTAAGTGCTGCAAGTTTGGAGTACAGCACAAAGCAGTTTAGTGGCAAGGATCTGCTTCCTTATCTTGAAGATGAACAAAAAGGTCGGCCCCACGAAACCTTATTTTGGCATCGCCATAGTGGATTAGATGATTATGCCGTTCGTCACGGTGATTGGAAACTGACCTACAATGACCAAGAAGGGACGAGTAAAGACTTTTTGAAAAAGGTCCACCTAAAGCTCTTTAACCTTAAGCAAGATCCCTACGAAAAAAAAGATCTCGCGGATTCCATGCCCGAAAAACTTCAGCAGCTTAAACAACTCTATTTTAATTGGCATGAGACACATGCGAAGTAGCAAGCCGTTCATTTGTTGCAGAGTTGTCATCTGAGTCGATCGGGCTTCGCCCTGCAGATAAAAGCTGGGAGCCCCGCATTCCATGCGGAATTTGACTCGAGAGTTGACATTTAGAAGTCGTTTGAATGCCGAGCTCCCAGGGAAAACATAGTATGGCTTTAGCGTGTGAGATCAGAATAATGACTTAGGGTGGGAAGTAAGAAAATAATGAGTGAGTCGTCATATAATAAAAAGCAGGGGCGTAGTACCTTAAAATAGAATTTATAAAGGATACGATTTAATGAGAAATCTTGCTCTGCAGTTTTTATGTTTTGTACTTGCTTCACTGAGTGCGAGCGCCGCAAAACCCAATATCATTGTTATTTTAGCGGACGATTTGGGTTATGGTGATGTGAGTTATCATGGTACTTTAAAAGAGACCACGACGCCGCATATTGACTCCATTGCTCAAAGTGGTGCTTGGTTTCAAAATGGCTACTCGGCGGCACCCGTTTGTGGGCCCTCACGTGCGGGCTTATTGTCGGGGCGTTATCAGCAGCGTTTTGGCTATTATGATAATATCGGTCCCTTTACTTTAAATAAAGATGTGGAAGCGGGCTTGCCACTGAGTCAAAAATTGATTCCTGAAATCCTTGTGAAAGAGGGCTATGCGACGGGCATGGTGGGGAAATGGCACGATGGCGATCAACACAAGTTTTGGCCTTATAATCGTGGTTTTCAAGAGTTCTATGGCTTCAATAATGGCGCGATTAATAACTGGGTTCTCAAAGGCGAAAATCATACCGTGGATGAATGGGGAGCCGTCCACCGTGAGAATAAGCGCGTTGAAAATAGCGGAGAATACATGACCGAAGCTTTTGGTCGCGAAGCGGTCGAGTTTATCGATCGCCATAAAACCGAGCCTTTCTTCCTCTACCTCTCCTTTAATGCGGTTCACGGTCCACTTCAGGCACCCAAATCATACACCAATCAATTCAAACATATCAAACCTGAAAACCGTGCCCTTTGTTTGGCCATGCTAAAATCAATGGATGATAATATTGGTTTGGTACTCGAAAAACTTCGTAAGGAAGGTCTCGAGGAAAATACAATTATCTTCTTTACTTCGGATAATGGTGGTAAACTCAAGGGGAATTATTCTTTTAATGGTAAGTACCGTGGAGAGAAAAACACGGTCTTTGACGGTGGGCTCCACGTTCCCTATGCAGTGCAATGGAAAGCACAAATTCCCGCACAAACAAAAGCCTTAGAAGCTCCAGTGCACTCCATCGATTTAGCCCACACAATTTTCGCCGCTGCGGGCGTTGAAATCAAGGATGAATATAAGTTAGATGGTCGCAATCTTCTTCCCTACTTAAAGAATCAATCTGATTTTGATGACCGAAACCTCTATTGGGCGAATAACGCAAATATTGCCATCCGAGATAATAAGTGGAAGTACCTTAAGCAAGCAGGTAAAACTTACCTCTTTAATTTAGAAGAAGATCCCTATGAGTCGAACAACCTCGTGAGTCAGTATCCCGAAAAAGCTCAAGATATGCAAAAACGTCACGATGCTTGGCAAGCAAATAATGCACCACAACTCTTCGGCTGGAATCCCAATAATTGCAAATATAATGCAGGTTATCGCGGCAGAATGGGCGGTGAACACGGGAAGAATAAGAAGCGCAAAAAATAAGAGGGGTATCGGGAGGTATTCTCATATTGTGGTACTCGGGGGCAGCCCCGCACGCTGTGAGGGTTGCCACCCTCAACTGGCGGATGGTTTAAGGAGAGGTTTATGAGTATAAAATTACCAGTGATTTCTGATATGGTGTTACTCGGGGGCAGCCCCGAACGCTGTGAGGGTTGCCACCCTCAACTGGCGGATGGTTTAGAGATTAAGTGCGGGTGCTTTGCACAGGAGAGGGGCGCTGTCCCCCTCGAGCTCCCCTAGCAAGGACTTGCCAGTCCTTGACCAGGCATTCAAGTTTTTAACTCAGTTCTCTTTTGAGGCGAGCGACTTCGTCTTTGAGCTTGGTCATGACGCGTTTTTTATAAACCGCAATGGTGTTAGCAGGAATATCGAGTTCCTCACCCAATTGCTTGGGGAGTGAGCCTGCTGCGAGGCGTTTAAAGATGGAAATAATCTTTTCAGAGAAGCTCGGAGCAATATTTTCGAGGGCCATATTATAGATATAGTTTTCCCATTCTTTTTCGGCAATTTCTTCGATTTGATGTTCGCTAATTTGCTTGCCCAAGTCCCATAGTTCAGAATGACTTGCTTGGTCTTGGAGTTCCGTTTTTCGACTTTGCTTCCGACAGAAGTCACGAACCGTGTTTTTAGTGACTAAATAAAGCCAGGAACGGAAACGAGAAGTCTTGTCGTAGTCGAATTCGGGAAGCTTATTCCAAAGTTTAAAGAGTACTGCTTGGGTAATTTCTTCTGCATCGTGATGACGAAGATTGAGGCGCCGAGCAATGATATAGATGAAATGACGATAATAAAAGACAAATTCCTCCCACGACTTCTCGTCGTGCTGCAGGCGCACGCGCTCAAGTAGAGTGGCACGTGTCATGTGTTGTGGATTGTCTTTGTTCATTCATTACCCTTGTTGTAAACTACACTACGTCTACAAGTGGATTTAGTTTACAAATAAGCCATCTACCTATCATTTTTATTCATTATTTTTATGAAATTGCTCGCGTTAGGTAGTAATAAAAGGGTAATAGACTGACGAGCAATAGCATCAGTAAAGTGACAATGACTAAGCTAGAATTTTTACTTCTCTTTTCAGTATGGGGCAATTGAACAATAGTTTTCATAAGTCTCTCCGGTTTCGATTAATGTAAACAGGAGGGGCTCAGAAATCAAGTTTAATCTGTAAGCGAGAGCGACGAAGGTTTAGTCGAGGTGTCTTTTAGTGTACTCAGGGTAATTATCGCCCAAGTAATTTTTTAAAGACTTTATAGGCGAATTAGGGAGGTCGACGAGGATAAGACCATCTAGGGTGCCTCCAAATTCTTCATCAATGGAGAAGGAAGAAAAGGTGCCGCCCATCTTCATGTAGTGCTTGATGAGAGGGGGGATATCCTTGCCATCAGCTTCTAAATGTTTAATCAGAGAAGAGAGTTCCTCTGGATTGGAAACTTGAAGTCTGCGGCAGAGTGAATACGCTTCTTTACTCAATTTAAGAGATTTGCGTTTATCGCAAGGCTCAAGTTTATACTCATCTTTCACTAGTGAACTGGCAATAACAGCTCGTGAGAGTGGTGAGTAGAGTGAGCTAACAGATACACCACCGAAGAGGTAGCGGTAGCTTGGGTTTCTCATTATCCAAGTCCCGATTCCTTTCCAAAGAAGAAGTAAAGAGAATGGTTTACGTTGATATTCTGGACGTACAAAAGAGCGCCCAAGTTCAACAGCATTTTTGTGTTTTGCGATAAAGTTATCTGTATAACGATAAAATTTGGATGTGTAGAGTTTTTTGATGCCACCCTTATCCACAAGCTTGTCGACAAGCCCCATGCGATAAGCGCCAACTACTTCTTTTTCTACGCGATTCCACATGAAGAGTTGATAGTAATGTTTATCAAACTTGTCTATATCACATGAGAATCCACTGCCTTCTCCTGCTTGACGGAAAGTGATTTCACGCAGGCGACCAATTTCCAACATTGTTTGAGGCATTTGCTTCATGGTGGCGCAATAGACCTCGATATCTTTGTAGCTTAAGAGGTGGCAATCAGCGGGGAGAGATTCAATTTCTTTATTGAGTTTCTCTCTATCAATTTCTTGAATGATTGGTTCCTGATCAGTATTGCTATAATCAAAATCCTTATTCTTATTAACTTTCTCCCCCAGAAGAAGAGTTTGAAGGCGTAGGTAATTGATGCCACGATCATCGTCATCCCAACGCTTGATTGAACTTGGGGGGATGGGTTTACCGATGCTGATAGTGACTTTGCGCCCTTTTTTGGCAAATTCTCTTGGAAGAAGTGCCGTACGAAAGGCGGGGTGAACAGCTCCCATAGCGTTAAAAAGTAGGCTGTTACGTCCGGAGAAGTGCATGGTCACTACTGTGGCACCAGTCATTTTGGCAATGCGGAAAATTCCTGGGTTCCAATCGTCATCACTAACGCTGCCATACTGAGGTTTAAAATTGGCCACTGAACCTGCGGGGAAGACAGCGAGAAGTCCGCCCTTTTTCAGCCACTTGATTGAATCCATAAGTGGTTTGCGGTTTTGATCGCTACCCTTAGAGAAGGCGTCGACAAAAAAACAGTCTTGGTTAAAGTGATCAATCTGTGAAATGAATTTGTTGGCAAGAGCTTTTATATCGGGGCGAAGATCTTTGAGGATGCCCATGAGCATCATTCCATCTATGCCACCGTAAGGATGGTTGGCGACAATCATTACCGGCCCATCTTTAGGGATATTGGCGATTTGTTCTTTTTTAACTTTTACGGTGAGATTAATTTTTTCGAAGAAGCTTTCGACAAATTTTTTGGTTTCTTTGACATGCCTAGTTTGTTGATAAATATCATTGAGCTTATCAATACTCAGAACTTTATTAAAAACGGGAGCCGTTAAACTGAGAAGTTTATTTTGCTCTTTGTCGAGAAGAGATTCGATACCGATTTTCACATTATCTTTTTCAGCCTTAATCACAAAAAATCCTCATTTGTTTAGTGGAGATCATTTCTCCGAATTCCTGTTTATTGATTATAATTAAAAGGAGTGAGGTTAATTTTTTGTGAGTGCATTATTAAAAATAAGAAGCTTAAAAAGGCCTTATGTTAGGAGATCTTTAAACTTGTTAAGCTCGTGTTGTGACTCTCTGTTCAAAATGTAAAAATAAGTAAATTCTTGTTAAGAAATGAGTTGAGAATTCAACCATTTTATTTCAAAATTTAACCAATATAATGCTCGGATTATTTATCCAAGTTATAGTTATTCAATACTTTATGTTAAATGACACTGGAATTTGTAGTCCAGTTTTTTGTTTTGACTTGGAGTTTATCTTAAGGTATGGTTACTTTTGTACAAATATGTACCTTTATCTACGTGTACAACTTTACTTGAACGCCATTTTTTTCCAGTTATCCATAGGACCATACGTACGAAAATGACGAGCCAGCTTTTTCCAGATATGGTCTCTACTCAGTTTTTCTCAAAGCCCTTGGGAGCCTTTGGGCACTTCTTAAATTGACTATGGGTTAGTTATGTTCAAAGAGTTTTATAAAAAAGTATTTTCCCTTAGAAGGCTTGAATAATTGATTAAATTTTTGTTTTTCGTCTGAAAGTGTATGTCAGTGTGTTGTGAGCTGATTTTTGATTCTTTTTAGCCTCTGTGTGGACGATCGCTTTAGAGGCTTTAGGATGAGGAGAATTAATTAGGAATACTCCATGACTCATAATGATGTTTTACGTCGTCTGCGTTTCACGCTCAATATAAATAATGAGGCAATTATCGAGCTTTGTGAAAAAGGTGGTCGCACAGTAAGCGAGCAAGTCCTCGATCAGTACCTGAAGCGAGAAGATGATGAGGATTATGTAGAGTGTTCAGCGAAGGACTGTGAAGCCTTTCTCGATGGCGTCATTCTTTGGAAGCGTGGACCTAGAGATGGCGATGCGCCAAAGAAGAAGCTGAAGTTTGATAACAATATGATTTTGCGCAAGTTGCGTATTGCTTTTGAATTGCGTGATACGGATATGTTAAAGGTTTTAGACCTTGCAGATATGCCAATTTCGAAGTCTGAGCTCAGCGCTTTCTTTCGCAATGAAAAACATCGAAATTACATGGAAGTGCAAAGCCAGCTTTTACGTCGTTTTATGGTCGGTTTGGACAAGTATTTACGTCAATAGAGTATGAGTTACAATAAAAAAGCAGCCCGAGTGAGCTGCTTTTTTGTGGCCTATGGATGAAAAGGATTTACTCCCACTCAATGGTTCCTGGAGGCTTGTTGGTAACGTCGTAGAAGACGCCTTCAAGTTCGGCCTTTTTGCGAATTTCGCTAATCATCTCTGAGAGTTGGTTTTGCGGAATGCGCGAAAAGCTTGCCGTCATCGCTTCAGTAGAGTTGATGGGGCGGAGAACGAGTGATTCACCATTAAGTGTGCGACCCACTGGGAGGAGAGCTACTGGCATTTGCCAGATATCTTCGTAGAGGCCTTTATCGAAAAGGTAATCAGTAACAACTTGGTCAGCTTCACGGAGGCGGTCGAGACGCTCTTTATTAGTGTCGCATTTGTGAAGTAAGATTTCGCCACTCCAGTCATCGCCACCAGCATTGTAGATTACGCGGTTAACTTCAGGAAAGCGGTTGGTGAGTGAAGTTGAAATTTCCTCGAGTGTTTCCCAATCGGCTTTGCCGCTGATGAGGCAAGGGTGAGCATATGTGCGGGCATCGCCTTGAACACCGACCGACTTTACTGGAAGGATGCGACCCGTGACCTTGTACTTTTCTAAGAAAGTGTTGATGCGAGCTTCGGCTTCTGAGTAATCTTCACTACCTTCTGAGTCGGAGCAGAGGAGGCGAACGCCGAGTCCTGGTCCGGGGAAGGGGTGACGCCAAACGAGTTTGTGTGGGAGGCCAAGGAGTTCACCGAGTTCACGAACTTCATCTTTGTAGAGTTCTGCGAGTGGCTCGATCACTTTGCCTTGATTAATGAGTTCCTGAATGCGGTCAACGCGATTGTGGTGCGTTTTGATGAGGTGTGAGTTTTCTGTTCCGCCGGACTCAATTGTGTCGGGGTAGATTGTGCCTTGGCCGAGTAGCCAGCTATCGTCCACGAGATCGGATTCTTCGACAGCTTCACACTTCACGTCGAGGAAAGTATCGCCAATAATGACGCGTTTAGCTTGTGGTTCACTGACGCCTGCAAGGTTTTTGAGGAAAGTATCGCCTGCGTCAACAACGTGGAAATTAGAGAAGCCC from Lentisphaera araneosa HTCC2155 carries:
- a CDS encoding DUF1456 family protein, coding for MTHNDVLRRLRFTLNINNEAIIELCEKGGRTVSEQVLDQYLKREDDEDYVECSAKDCEAFLDGVILWKRGPRDGDAPKKKLKFDNNMILRKLRIAFELRDTDMLKVLDLADMPISKSELSAFFRNEKHRNYMEVQSQLLRRFMVGLDKYLRQ
- a CDS encoding sulfatase-like hydrolase/transferase, with the translated sequence MKFLFSLMGFVALLRAADKPNIVLVFADDMGWGDVAYHGVEDAQTPAIDAIAKGGVWFEQGYAAASVCGPSRAGILTGRYQQLFGVVTNGDADKGIPKSQKNIAELLKPAGYKSGAFGKWHLGSKKGQFPNDRGFDTFYGFHFGAHDYYRADKKLNKKKKGYAPIYFNQDIVDYKEGDYLTEKITDHAVEFIEENKDQPFFMYVAYNSVHSPWQVPDEYLARIPESVPAYRRLFLAMVLAMDDGVGRIRAKLKELNLDENTIFVFTTDNGSPKIGNKKPNEGQYRMSMSQGFRGYKGDTYEGGIRVPFCMSWPKKIKSGNKFEAPVIAYDLAPTFLSAASLEYSTKQFSGKDLLPYLEDEQKGRPHETLFWHRHSGLDDYAVRHGDWKLTYNDQEGTSKDFLKKVHLKLFNLKQDPYEKKDLADSMPEKLQQLKQLYFNWHETHAK
- a CDS encoding lysophospholipid acyltransferase family protein, coding for MIKAEKDNVKIGIESLLDKEQNKLLSLTAPVFNKVLSIDKLNDIYQQTRHVKETKKFVESFFEKINLTVKVKKEQIANIPKDGPVMIVANHPYGGIDGMMLMGILKDLRPDIKALANKFISQIDHFNQDCFFVDAFSKGSDQNRKPLMDSIKWLKKGGLLAVFPAGSVANFKPQYGSVSDDDWNPGIFRIAKMTGATVVTMHFSGRNSLLFNAMGAVHPAFRTALLPREFAKKGRKVTISIGKPIPPSSIKRWDDDDRGINYLRLQTLLLGEKVNKNKDFDYSNTDQEPIIQEIDREKLNKEIESLPADCHLLSYKDIEVYCATMKQMPQTMLEIGRLREITFRQAGEGSGFSCDIDKFDKHYYQLFMWNRVEKEVVGAYRMGLVDKLVDKGGIKKLYTSKFYRYTDNFIAKHKNAVELGRSFVRPEYQRKPFSLLLLWKGIGTWIMRNPSYRYLFGGVSVSSLYSPLSRAVIASSLVKDEYKLEPCDKRKSLKLSKEAYSLCRRLQVSNPEELSSLIKHLEADGKDIPPLIKHYMKMGGTFSSFSIDEEFGGTLDGLILVDLPNSPIKSLKNYLGDNYPEYTKRHLD
- a CDS encoding RNA polymerase sigma factor, translating into MNKDNPQHMTRATLLERVRLQHDEKSWEEFVFYYRHFIYIIARRLNLRHHDAEEITQAVLFKLWNKLPEFDYDKTSRFRSWLYLVTKNTVRDFCRKQSRKTELQDQASHSELWDLGKQISEHQIEEIAEKEWENYIYNMALENIAPSFSEKIISIFKRLAAGSLPKQLGEELDIPANTIAVYKKRVMTKLKDEVARLKRELS
- a CDS encoding sulfatase family protein, with translation MRNLALQFLCFVLASLSASAAKPNIIVILADDLGYGDVSYHGTLKETTTPHIDSIAQSGAWFQNGYSAAPVCGPSRAGLLSGRYQQRFGYYDNIGPFTLNKDVEAGLPLSQKLIPEILVKEGYATGMVGKWHDGDQHKFWPYNRGFQEFYGFNNGAINNWVLKGENHTVDEWGAVHRENKRVENSGEYMTEAFGREAVEFIDRHKTEPFFLYLSFNAVHGPLQAPKSYTNQFKHIKPENRALCLAMLKSMDDNIGLVLEKLRKEGLEENTIIFFTSDNGGKLKGNYSFNGKYRGEKNTVFDGGLHVPYAVQWKAQIPAQTKALEAPVHSIDLAHTIFAAAGVEIKDEYKLDGRNLLPYLKNQSDFDDRNLYWANNANIAIRDNKWKYLKQAGKTYLFNLEEDPYESNNLVSQYPEKAQDMQKRHDAWQANNAPQLFGWNPNNCKYNAGYRGRMGGEHGKNKKRKK